The Rhizobium etli 8C-3 genome has a segment encoding these proteins:
- a CDS encoding 2Fe-2S iron-sulfur cluster-binding protein — translation MAETDYWITRRAVLEGGAATCLLVASGLPVGAQDAVATMAAERVTTPISRIPMRFRINATEHALELDPRTTLLDALRNNLGLTGSKKGCDHGQCGACTVLVNGRRINSCLSLAAQHEDDEITTIEGLADGEKLHPVQAAFVAHDGFQCGYCTPGQICSAVGMLDEVRAGWPSHASMDVTSGPAALTEAEIRERMSGNLCRCAAYPNIVAAVRDAAEEV, via the coding sequence ATGGCTGAAACGGACTACTGGATTACGCGCCGGGCGGTGTTGGAAGGCGGAGCAGCGACCTGCCTCCTCGTGGCATCCGGATTGCCCGTCGGCGCTCAGGACGCTGTCGCCACCATGGCCGCCGAGCGCGTCACGACGCCGATATCGAGAATACCGATGCGTTTCAGGATCAACGCGACGGAGCATGCCCTGGAGCTCGACCCGCGCACGACCCTGCTGGATGCCCTGCGAAACAATCTCGGCCTGACCGGCTCGAAAAAGGGTTGCGACCACGGCCAGTGTGGCGCCTGCACGGTTCTCGTGAATGGCCGACGGATCAATTCCTGCCTGTCGCTTGCAGCCCAGCATGAAGACGATGAGATCACGACAATCGAGGGACTCGCCGACGGCGAGAAATTGCATCCTGTCCAGGCCGCCTTCGTCGCCCATGACGGCTTCCAGTGCGGCTATTGCACACCGGGTCAGATCTGTTCGGCCGTGGGAATGCTCGATGAAGTCAGGGCTGGCTGGCCGAGCCATGCAAGTATGGATGTGACCTCCGGGCCGGCGGCGCTTACCGAAGCAGAGATCCGCGAGCGCATGAGTGGCAATCTATGCCGTTGCGCCGCCTATCCCAACATCGTCGCCGCCGTCCGCGACGCAGCCGAAGAGGTTTGA
- a CDS encoding helix-turn-helix domain-containing protein encodes MSFRPLVGDGRIRAREEQTVPLQSASWIGSSVVFDSRRWVCQEAELRWTAPHHLIVLTDGGSTSRTSIRTEGKALYDGQDRPGVLTFVPAGAERIGFYRDVDLCYSALWIDPELALPALERLRDIPMLVNGSDAVIGTLLRSLCTEMSFGHRPDTVYVEHLVSFVGLRMAGLSGNRVPTQNRGLGRRTFERVRDYIEAHIASDISLREVAAIAGMPVDTFARRFKETTGRPPYAYILEERVRRAELLLRDPSVAIGAIAFRLGFSSQSHLTTTFRRLKGITPRTYRLHFSPGS; translated from the coding sequence ATGTCATTCAGACCATTGGTTGGCGACGGACGTATCCGGGCCCGGGAAGAACAAACAGTACCGCTGCAAAGTGCGTCCTGGATCGGTTCCTCCGTCGTATTCGACAGTCGGCGCTGGGTTTGCCAGGAAGCAGAACTTCGCTGGACGGCGCCCCACCATCTGATCGTGCTGACGGACGGGGGAAGCACCTCCCGGACATCGATCCGCACCGAGGGCAAGGCTCTTTACGACGGGCAGGACCGGCCCGGGGTTCTCACTTTTGTTCCCGCGGGTGCCGAACGCATCGGGTTCTACCGCGACGTAGACCTCTGTTACTCCGCCTTGTGGATTGATCCCGAACTTGCGCTGCCGGCTTTGGAACGCCTGCGCGACATTCCGATGCTGGTAAACGGGAGCGACGCGGTCATCGGCACGCTTTTGCGATCGCTTTGCACCGAGATGTCATTCGGCCACCGGCCGGACACCGTCTATGTCGAGCATCTGGTATCCTTCGTCGGTTTGCGTATGGCTGGCTTGAGCGGGAATCGGGTTCCGACCCAGAACCGCGGCCTTGGACGCCGGACGTTCGAGCGTGTCCGCGACTACATCGAGGCCCACATCGCCTCCGATATCTCGCTGAGGGAAGTGGCAGCCATTGCCGGGATGCCGGTGGATACCTTCGCGCGTCGTTTCAAGGAGACGACCGGCCGGCCGCCCTATGCCTATATCCTCGAAGAACGCGTAAGAAGGGCGGAACTGCTGCTGCGCGATCCCAGTGTGGCGATAGGCGCGATCGCATTCCGCCTCGGCTTCTCCAGCCAGAGCCACCTCACCACAACCTTCCGCCGCCTCAAGGGCATCACCCCGCGGACATACCGACTGCACTTTTCTCCCGGATCCTGA
- a CDS encoding alpha/beta hydrolase — translation MSKQIATADTCNTSRRSLMKATGVAVAAMSMIPAATATQALAQTSSWDKVFPKSDNVDHQKVSFKNRYGITLAGDLYLPKKRGNEPLAALAVGGPFGAVKEQSSGLYAQTMAERGFVTLAFDPSYTGESGGEPRNIASPDINTEDFSAAVDYLGLQSVVDRERIGVIGICGWGGMALNAVAADKRVKAVVASTMYDMTRVMSKGYNDSVTLEQRGQTLVQLSQQRWRDAEKGNPAYGPVSLELKGGEPQFVVEYADYYKTPRGFHPRAVNSNASWSLTTPLSFMNMPILTYIAEISPRPVLLIHGEKAHSRYFSETAFATAAEPKELMIIPDANHTDLYDQMDKIPFDRIGEFFGQHLA, via the coding sequence ATGAGCAAGCAAATCGCGACTGCCGACACCTGCAATACGAGCAGGCGGAGCCTGATGAAAGCGACGGGCGTCGCCGTTGCGGCGATGAGCATGATCCCGGCTGCAACAGCGACTCAGGCACTCGCCCAGACCTCCTCCTGGGACAAGGTGTTCCCGAAGAGCGACAATGTCGATCACCAGAAGGTATCGTTCAAAAATCGGTACGGCATCACATTGGCTGGAGACCTGTACCTGCCGAAGAAGCGTGGAAACGAGCCCTTGGCAGCTCTTGCCGTCGGCGGTCCGTTCGGTGCTGTGAAGGAGCAGTCTTCAGGATTGTACGCTCAGACGATGGCGGAGCGCGGATTCGTGACGCTGGCGTTTGATCCGTCCTACACCGGCGAAAGCGGTGGCGAGCCCCGCAACATCGCCTCGCCGGACATCAACACGGAGGACTTCAGTGCCGCCGTGGATTATCTGGGCCTACAGTCCGTCGTCGACCGCGAGCGGATCGGTGTCATCGGCATCTGCGGCTGGGGCGGCATGGCGCTGAACGCCGTCGCCGCAGACAAGCGCGTCAAGGCCGTCGTGGCCAGCACCATGTACGACATGACCCGGGTCATGTCGAAGGGCTACAACGACAGCGTGACGCTGGAACAGCGTGGGCAGACGCTGGTGCAACTCAGCCAGCAGCGCTGGCGGGACGCCGAGAAGGGTAACCCCGCCTATGGCCCCGTCTCACTCGAGCTGAAGGGTGGCGAGCCTCAGTTCGTCGTAGAATACGCCGACTATTACAAGACACCGCGCGGCTTCCATCCTCGGGCGGTCAACTCGAACGCATCGTGGAGCCTAACGACGCCGCTGTCGTTCATGAACATGCCGATCTTGACCTACATCGCTGAAATCTCCCCACGCCCGGTGCTCCTCATCCATGGCGAAAAGGCTCATTCACGCTACTTCAGCGAAACCGCTTTCGCCACCGCGGCGGAGCCGAAGGAACTCATGATCATTCCGGACGCCAACCACACTGATCTCTACGACCAGATGGACAAGATTCCGTTCGACCGGATCGGCGAGTTCTTCGGCCAGCATCTGGCCTAG
- a CDS encoding cyclophilin-like fold protein, protein MVIRAFPGRSFGRSDPNNQERTDVRIKFTFADHTMTATLYDNPSARDFASMLPLNLKIEDFGSNEKIAYLPRKLTVEGHGPFSNEQPYDLCYYMPWGNLAMFYADYKYPGLIRLGRFDEGFQALHVPGEFPLRIERIQ, encoded by the coding sequence ATGGTGATCCGCGCTTTCCCCGGCCGTAGCTTCGGCCGGAGCGATCCCAACAACCAGGAGCGGACTGACGTGAGAATCAAGTTCACTTTCGCAGACCATACCATGACCGCGACGCTGTACGACAATCCGTCGGCGCGCGACTTTGCCTCCATGCTTCCGCTCAATCTCAAGATCGAGGATTTCGGGTCCAACGAGAAGATCGCCTACCTCCCTCGAAAATTGACGGTGGAAGGTCATGGGCCGTTCAGCAACGAGCAGCCTTACGACCTCTGCTACTACATGCCCTGGGGTAACCTCGCGATGTTCTACGCCGACTACAAGTACCCGGGTTTGATCCGCCTGGGACGGTTCGACGAAGGTTTTCAGGCGCTGCACGTTCCGGGGGAATTCCCGCTGCGCATCGAGCGCATCCAATAG
- a CDS encoding MFS transporter, with the protein MTLTCNENIDSRRPAWSAVFSMALCVFVLIASEFMPVSLLTPIAADLGVTEGNAGQAISVSGIFAVLTSLFIATLTQRLDRRVVVLGLTIILMLSGVLVTFAPSYLILMLGRALLGIAIGGFWSMSTAILMRLVSSDQVPKALALLNGGNAIAATVSAPLGSLLGSHVGWRGAFFLVVPVALFALVWQWISLPALHPRRDRGSLDVFRLLRRLPVALGMVAILLLFMGQFALFTYLRPFLEQVTHFGIETLSLALLVVGLAGIVGTWVIGRLLEHRLFGILMIIPSMMACIALSMIATGDMEVPVFAALVGWGFLGTAAPVGWGTWLSRVLPDDAEAGGGLQVAVIQLAIKAGASAGGLLFDAMGWRSTFTLSAILLFGSSLASFVAWRVTRRRS; encoded by the coding sequence ATGACGCTGACTTGCAATGAGAACATCGACAGCCGCCGCCCGGCGTGGAGCGCCGTCTTCTCGATGGCTCTGTGCGTGTTCGTGCTGATCGCTTCGGAGTTCATGCCCGTAAGCCTGCTGACGCCGATCGCGGCCGATCTCGGTGTGACGGAGGGCAATGCCGGACAGGCAATTTCAGTTTCCGGTATCTTCGCGGTCTTGACCAGCTTGTTCATCGCCACTCTTACCCAGCGCCTAGATCGGCGTGTGGTGGTGCTCGGCCTGACGATAATTTTGATGCTGTCGGGCGTCTTGGTTACATTCGCGCCGTCATACCTCATCCTAATGCTGGGCCGCGCGTTGCTCGGCATCGCGATCGGCGGATTCTGGTCGATGTCCACCGCGATCCTGATGCGTCTGGTCTCCAGCGATCAGGTGCCGAAGGCGCTGGCATTGCTAAACGGTGGCAACGCGATCGCAGCCACTGTCTCGGCTCCGCTCGGGAGCCTGCTTGGTTCGCATGTCGGATGGCGGGGAGCATTTTTCCTCGTCGTTCCTGTCGCGCTATTTGCTCTTGTCTGGCAATGGATCAGCTTGCCTGCGCTTCATCCGCGACGCGACCGGGGCTCGCTTGATGTTTTTCGGCTACTGCGGCGTCTGCCGGTCGCTCTGGGCATGGTCGCAATCCTGCTGCTGTTCATGGGACAGTTCGCACTTTTTACCTATCTTCGGCCGTTCCTGGAGCAGGTGACGCATTTTGGAATAGAGACTCTCTCACTCGCGCTCCTTGTCGTAGGATTGGCAGGTATAGTAGGGACCTGGGTTATCGGCCGGCTGCTGGAACATCGCCTGTTCGGCATTCTCATGATCATCCCGTCGATGATGGCCTGTATCGCTCTGTCGATGATCGCCACGGGCGACATGGAAGTTCCCGTCTTCGCGGCCCTTGTCGGCTGGGGTTTTCTCGGCACTGCCGCGCCAGTTGGCTGGGGAACTTGGTTGAGCCGCGTTCTTCCTGACGACGCCGAGGCGGGCGGGGGACTACAGGTCGCTGTGATTCAACTCGCTATTAAAGCCGGGGCGTCGGCTGGCGGACTCCTTTTCGACGCCATGGGCTGGCGGTCCACATTCACGCTGAGCGCGATCTTGCTGTTCGGCTCCTCCCTTGCATCCTTCGTCGCGTGGCGAGTGACAAGGAGAAGATCATGA
- a CDS encoding LysR family transcriptional regulator — MQREDMKDLLWFLEVAREQSFTKAAATLGTSQSNLSYTIKQLEARLGVRLLTRTTRSVATTEAGERLFQSLAPRFQEIEADLAGLVAFRDKPSGTVRLTLSDHALQMTVWPKLSRVLSNYPDIKVELYSDNGMRNIVEERFDAGVRLGESVDKDMIAVRIGPDWRLRAVASPDYFSQRGIPNTPQDLVEHDCINTRQATWGGFYTWEFEKDGRELRVRVDGQLSFNSSISQIDAAVKGYGIAYIPEDLVSEHIAAGRLQAVLDDWCEPFTGYHLYYASRRQISPAMAVIVEALRHRG; from the coding sequence ATGCAGCGCGAGGACATGAAGGACCTGCTCTGGTTTCTGGAGGTCGCGAGGGAGCAGAGCTTCACCAAGGCCGCGGCAACGCTTGGCACCTCGCAATCGAACTTGAGCTACACGATCAAGCAGTTGGAGGCCCGGCTCGGCGTGCGGCTCCTCACGAGAACCACGCGTAGCGTAGCCACGACGGAGGCTGGGGAGCGTCTCTTCCAGTCTCTCGCACCTCGGTTTCAAGAGATCGAGGCCGATCTCGCAGGTCTGGTCGCATTCCGGGACAAGCCGTCCGGCACCGTGCGCCTGACATTATCCGACCACGCGCTGCAGATGACGGTATGGCCGAAGCTGAGCCGCGTGTTGTCCAACTATCCCGACATCAAGGTCGAGCTCTACAGCGACAACGGCATGCGCAACATTGTCGAGGAGCGGTTCGACGCGGGCGTGCGGCTCGGCGAGAGCGTCGACAAGGACATGATTGCGGTCCGGATCGGTCCAGACTGGCGCCTGCGCGCCGTCGCTTCGCCCGACTATTTTTCCCAGCGCGGCATCCCAAATACGCCACAGGATCTTGTTGAGCATGACTGCATCAACACGCGCCAAGCAACATGGGGCGGCTTCTATACTTGGGAGTTCGAGAAAGACGGGCGGGAGTTGCGGGTGAGGGTTGACGGCCAGCTCAGCTTCAACTCCTCAATCTCTCAGATTGACGCGGCAGTGAAGGGTTACGGGATCGCCTACATTCCGGAGGACCTTGTCAGCGAACACATCGCGGCAGGTCGACTGCAGGCGGTTCTCGACGACTGGTGCGAGCCCTTCACCGGTTATCACCTGTATTACGCAAGCAGGCGTCAGATCTCGCCGGCGATGGCGGTGATTGTCGAGGCTCTGCGGCATCGTGGTTGA
- a CDS encoding glucose 1-dehydrogenase encodes MSKLAGKVAVVTGGSKGIGAAIAKALAAEGAQVVVNYASSKSGADAVVQTITAAGGKAIAVQGDVSKAEQAQGLVDAAVKEFGQLDVLVNNSGVYEFAPIEQVTEEQYRRMFDVNVLGVLLSTQAALKHLGEGGSVINISSAATSLAPPASSVYTGTKGALDGITSVLANELGPRKIRVNAILPGIVETEGTHTAGFIGSDFAHSAVSQTPLGRIGQPDDIAGVAVFLASDDARWLTGERLVASGGFR; translated from the coding sequence ATGAGTAAGCTTGCTGGAAAAGTCGCCGTCGTGACGGGGGGCTCCAAAGGGATCGGTGCTGCGATTGCCAAGGCACTCGCAGCGGAGGGTGCACAGGTGGTGGTGAACTACGCTTCGAGCAAGTCGGGAGCGGACGCGGTGGTCCAGACGATCACGGCGGCTGGTGGCAAAGCGATCGCGGTCCAGGGTGACGTTTCGAAGGCCGAACAGGCGCAGGGACTGGTGGACGCTGCAGTCAAGGAATTCGGCCAGCTCGACGTGCTGGTCAACAACTCCGGGGTCTACGAATTCGCGCCGATCGAGCAGGTGACCGAGGAACAATATCGTCGCATGTTCGACGTGAACGTTCTGGGCGTTCTGCTGAGCACCCAAGCAGCGCTCAAGCATCTCGGTGAGGGCGGCAGCGTCATCAACATCTCGTCGGCGGCGACCAGTCTCGCTCCGCCAGCCTCCAGCGTCTACACGGGGACCAAGGGCGCATTGGACGGCATAACGAGCGTGCTTGCCAATGAGCTAGGCCCGCGAAAAATCCGGGTCAACGCAATTCTCCCGGGCATCGTCGAGACCGAGGGTACTCATACCGCGGGGTTTATCGGCTCGGATTTCGCGCACAGCGCAGTGTCCCAGACCCCGCTCGGCCGCATCGGTCAGCCGGACGACATCGCTGGGGTCGCTGTCTTCCTCGCTTCCGACGATGCCCGCTGGCTGACCGGCGAGCGATTGGTCGCCAGCGGCGGTTTTCGCTAA
- a CDS encoding winged helix-turn-helix domain-containing protein, giving the protein MRPLFHPAIEDVRPEAILHALSDPERAAIFAQIAGAGSGGTCAAFANMRERVIPKSSLSNHIKVLREAGLIRCERHGVEMHNHSRCSELDERFPGLAMAILSAYGWLPGQAKTD; this is encoded by the coding sequence ATGAGACCGCTCTTTCACCCAGCAATAGAGGACGTACGGCCTGAAGCGATCCTGCATGCCCTCTCCGATCCGGAGCGCGCAGCGATATTCGCGCAAATTGCGGGCGCCGGCTCCGGCGGGACATGCGCTGCGTTTGCCAACATGCGCGAGCGCGTAATCCCCAAGTCATCGCTATCGAACCACATCAAAGTGCTGCGCGAGGCCGGCCTTATCCGCTGCGAGCGTCATGGCGTGGAAATGCATAACCATTCGCGCTGCTCGGAACTGGATGAACGCTTCCCAGGTCTCGCTATGGCTATTCTGAGTGCTTACGGATGGCTTCCCGGACAGGCGAAGACGGATTGA
- a CDS encoding YybH family protein, producing the protein MDFAPILSSIHRNGPGALPCLCRLEPRGTPSNPLRFLGHAGFIGDSQADAAVSALARISEKANAALMRGDVATYRALVPRTQDFTLMSPFGGTPSREADITEKTWDDMSRFFRNGTLKQEIVQTYVGTDMIVLAVIERAHVEVGGLPAQDWALRVTLVYRRAGRQWLLAHRHADPLGHAVTLQQSAALARGV; encoded by the coding sequence ATGGATTTCGCTCCGATTTTGTCATCGATTCATAGGAACGGACCGGGCGCTCTTCCCTGTCTCTGCCGTCTCGAACCTCGTGGGACGCCCAGCAACCCGCTTCGCTTCCTCGGCCATGCCGGATTCATCGGTGACAGCCAGGCGGATGCGGCTGTATCCGCTCTCGCCCGGATATCGGAGAAGGCCAATGCCGCGTTGATGCGCGGCGATGTCGCCACCTACCGGGCGCTTGTACCGCGTACGCAGGACTTCACGCTGATGTCGCCGTTCGGCGGCACGCCATCGCGGGAGGCTGACATCACCGAAAAAACCTGGGACGACATGAGCCGGTTCTTCCGGAATGGGACGCTGAAACAGGAGATCGTTCAAACCTATGTCGGCACCGACATGATCGTGCTGGCCGTCATCGAGCGCGCTCATGTCGAAGTCGGCGGTCTGCCCGCACAGGATTGGGCGCTGCGCGTGACCCTCGTCTATCGGCGGGCAGGCAGGCAGTGGTTGCTTGCCCATCGCCATGCCGATCCGCTTGGCCATGCCGTTACCTTGCAGCAATCGGCGGCGCTTGCGCGCGGCGTGTAG
- a CDS encoding LysR family transcriptional regulator produces MTFEQLSIFVAVAEREHLTKAALVIGLTPSAVSSAIRNLEASYGVELFHRVGRRIELTYEGRVFLGEAKATLARARTAALVLSDLGGLQKGELVVFASQTIASYWIPAMLMRFKIRYPGIDLKLMIGNTTTVARAVVDGLAEVGFVEGGVEEPALSFQSLAEDELLVVVGPRHPWATGKPVLPADLVSGTKWVMREKGSGTRAAFETAISNAGISPGDLAVALELPSNEAIISAAREGICATVVSGAVAAPLLAQGLLVKARFPLPSRQFAILRHKQRHSSRASLALEAICREDKTGEVQSWEDWTL; encoded by the coding sequence ATGACTTTCGAGCAGCTTTCCATTTTTGTCGCTGTTGCAGAACGCGAGCATCTGACCAAGGCCGCCTTGGTGATCGGCCTCACGCCATCCGCCGTCAGCTCGGCAATCCGCAATCTCGAGGCTTCTTATGGCGTCGAACTTTTCCATCGCGTCGGACGCCGCATAGAGCTTACATATGAAGGGCGGGTGTTTCTCGGAGAGGCAAAGGCGACGCTTGCCCGTGCAAGGACTGCAGCGCTCGTCTTGTCCGATCTTGGTGGGTTGCAAAAAGGTGAACTCGTCGTTTTCGCGAGCCAGACCATTGCGAGCTATTGGATACCCGCGATGCTGATGCGTTTCAAGATCCGCTACCCGGGCATCGACCTTAAACTGATGATCGGCAACACGACCACGGTGGCAAGGGCGGTTGTCGATGGATTGGCCGAAGTCGGTTTCGTCGAAGGCGGCGTCGAGGAGCCGGCGCTGTCTTTCCAGTCTCTCGCTGAAGACGAACTCCTTGTTGTCGTCGGTCCGCGCCATCCTTGGGCAACTGGCAAACCGGTTCTACCCGCGGATCTGGTTTCGGGCACAAAATGGGTCATGCGAGAAAAGGGCTCCGGAACCCGAGCGGCTTTCGAGACCGCGATTTCCAATGCGGGAATAAGTCCTGGAGATCTGGCTGTTGCGCTTGAGCTGCCGTCGAACGAGGCGATAATATCTGCAGCAAGAGAGGGTATCTGCGCGACAGTCGTGTCGGGAGCAGTAGCCGCGCCCCTCCTTGCTCAAGGTTTGCTGGTAAAGGCGCGCTTTCCTCTGCCGTCCCGCCAATTTGCAATTCTGCGGCATAAACAACGGCACTCTAGTCGTGCCTCTTTGGCGCTCGAAGCGATTTGCCGCGAGGATAAAACTGGCGAAGTCCAAAGTTGGGAGGACTGGACGCTCTAG
- a CDS encoding YeiH family protein: MLVSALPFPSALPGFVLCAAIALAAHLAEQLQMMILGVHWIEGLVFAILVGIAVRSSVCLPQSFIPGIQFAAKTLLEIAVVLLGASLSVPAVRQAGLPLVGGIAILVALSLATGFLIGRLLGLSNCQATLVACGNSICGNSAIAAAAPVIGAKPDDIAASIAFTALLGVAAVLTLPLLPMLFGLNAVQYGVFAGLTAYAVPQVLAATASAGAVSTQVGTLVKLIRVMMLGPVILVLGAIHGRRLGGPAVSLRHILPWFIIGFAAMAALRSLNAIPASLLSGMSTVSTGFTVTAMAALGLSVDIRSSVKTGSRVLAVAALSLFALAALGFCLIRVLKIT; this comes from the coding sequence ATGCTCGTGTCAGCCTTACCGTTTCCTTCAGCCCTGCCGGGATTTGTCCTTTGTGCCGCGATCGCGCTCGCTGCGCATCTCGCCGAGCAATTGCAGATGATGATTTTGGGCGTGCATTGGATTGAGGGGCTCGTGTTTGCCATTCTGGTCGGCATCGCCGTTCGCTCCTCGGTTTGCCTGCCGCAGAGTTTCATTCCCGGCATCCAATTCGCCGCCAAGACGCTTCTGGAGATTGCGGTGGTGTTGCTGGGGGCCTCGCTCAGCGTGCCTGCAGTCCGGCAGGCTGGACTGCCGCTTGTCGGCGGAATTGCCATTCTGGTTGCTCTGTCTTTGGCAACCGGCTTTCTTATAGGGCGCCTCTTGGGGCTCTCGAACTGCCAGGCGACGTTGGTTGCTTGCGGTAACTCGATCTGTGGCAACTCTGCAATTGCCGCCGCAGCGCCCGTAATCGGCGCAAAACCGGACGACATCGCGGCATCGATAGCCTTTACCGCGCTGCTTGGCGTCGCTGCAGTTCTGACGCTGCCGCTTCTTCCCATGCTCTTTGGTCTCAATGCCGTACAATATGGCGTTTTCGCAGGACTGACGGCTTATGCGGTCCCGCAGGTATTGGCGGCCACGGCCTCTGCCGGAGCCGTCAGTACCCAGGTGGGCACGCTCGTCAAACTGATCCGCGTGATGATGCTCGGACCCGTCATCCTCGTGCTTGGCGCCATTCATGGCCGCCGTCTTGGCGGCCCCGCAGTCAGTCTTCGCCATATTCTTCCGTGGTTCATCATCGGTTTTGCAGCCATGGCGGCGCTTCGCTCCCTGAATGCCATCCCGGCCTCCCTGCTCTCCGGCATGTCAACTGTTTCCACCGGCTTCACCGTCACCGCCATGGCCGCTCTGGGCCTCTCCGTCGATATTCGGTCGAGCGTCAAGACCGGCAGCCGGGTACTCGCGGTGGCGGCGCTGTCGCTGTTCGCGCTGGCGGCTCTTGGTTTTTGTCTGATTAGGGTGCTGAAAATTACCTAA